From one Mya arenaria isolate MELC-2E11 chromosome 4, ASM2691426v1 genomic stretch:
- the LOC128230999 gene encoding mucin-2-like encodes MNLPSTISVSSSLEPGDAVFTVRTNNDAVNAVTLASASQFFSQDTTNDGLLSVETCMGSSLGDVTEVLTFTATDGTQTATATLTVNIVDTVPIMHNVPATTWKLTTSERNGLQELYVIDVSNGCDIVDCVVTSVVSDTNANVFVQQGTMIVADVRMLKQPTSAEISVDCGGATGTIYLGVSITTPPPTTTTSSTTVTTPTTTTSQTTTTPMTAPTTEPTTTTTPTTTTNPTTIPTPTTTATTTPMTAPTTEPTTTTTPTTTTKPITTIPTPTTTATTTPMTAPTTEPTTTTTPITTTTPTTTTTPTTTTTPTTTITPTTTTTPTTTTTPTTTTKPITTIPTPTTTATTTPTTAKTPTTTTTTNTTPTTTPTATTTPTTTTMSTTTTTPTTTTPTTTATPATTTTPTITPSITTATTTATTRPTTTMTSTTTQTTTTTPTTTPTTNTTPTVTTTQSTTPTITTTPTTTPTTTPTTTPTLTTTTTTTTTTTTITTTPITTPTTTTTPSTTTVLTSTTTPTTITPTTTTTQATTTTQTTTTTPTTTTTTTTTPTTTPTPTTTSTLTTASTPTTTTTPTTAPTTISTLTSITKQTTTTTPITTTPTTTTTPTSPPRTTTTSTQTTTTKPITTTTPTTTPTPITTTTTTSTPTTTTTPTITTTPTTSLTPTTSTTPTTITTLTTTLTPTITATPATSATTTTLPTTTTMPTTTTTPTAAPTTTMTSTTTPATTTSPTTTPTTTTTQNSTTTQSTTPTITTTPTTTTTPTTTTTTTPALTTTTTTTFTTMPTKTPTTTTTPTTATTPTTTTTPTTTTTPTTTTASTSTTTPTTITPTTTTMQTTTTTPTTTTTTTTSPTSTTTPTTTSMSTTTTAPTTTKTPTTTTTPTTTTALTSTTTPSPITPTTTTTPTTTSMSTTTSMSTTTTTTTTSPTTTTTTTPTPTSTQTTTTTPITTSTPKATTTQTTTTTPTSTTTPTTSTTASTMSTTIVTSSNAIITLPITTTEVTASPRATTTPTIATTTTTKTTLNTTKMATPVTTATSNFSQTNTSALISSTTFMTLAQFDEEPDVQNVKEEESSGFFDSPWVIAGLALIPVVLGGAGLALCLARRLGAHGLKKVAAARRRRDSEDEEEDIDGVQEEAPRPSTERRFSIFSCRGSAQLAPSSRTFTAMTHPDDHSLTPVELTGMRFV; translated from the exons ATGAATCTGCCGAGCACGATCAGTGTCAGCAGCAGTTTGGAGCCGGGCGACGCCGTCTTTACCGTACGCACCAACAATGACGCCGTCAACGCCGTCACGTTAGCGTCAGCGTCACAGTTCTTCTCACAGGACACCACAAATGATG GTCTGCTGTCAGTCGAAACATGTATGGGGTCCAGTCTCGGAGACGTAACGGAGGTGTTGACGTTCACGGCCACGGACGGAACACAGACGGCCACCGCCACGCTCACCGTCAACATTGTTGACACG GTCCCGATAATGCACAACGTCCCAGCCACAACGTGGAAGCTGACCACATCGGAACGTAATGGTCTGCAGGAACTGTACGTTATTGACGTGTCTAACGGCTGTGACATTGTCGATTGCGTGGTGACGTCAGTCGTATCCGACACGAACGCTAACGTCTTTGTGCAACAAG GAACAATGATCGTAGCTGACGTACGAATGCTAAAACAGCCAACTTCCGCTGAAATATCCGTGGACTGCGGCGGCGCAACAGGGACAATTTACCTTGGCGTTTCTATAACAACCCCACCACCAACGACAACCACAAGCAGCACAACAGTGACAAcgccaacaactacaacttCTCAAA CAACTACAACGCCAATGACAGCGCCAACTACAGagccaacaacaactacaacgccaactacaactacaaatCCAACAACAATTCCAACGCCAACTACAACAGCAACTACAACGCCAATGACAGCGCCAACTACAGagccaacaacaactacaacgccaactacaactacaaagCCAATAACAACAATTCCAACGCCAACTACAACAGCAACTACAACGCCAATGACAGCGCCAACTACAGagccaacaacaactacaacgcCAATAACAACTACAAcgccaacaacaactacaacgccaacaacaactacaacgcCAACAACAACTATAAcgccaacaacaactacaacaccaacaacaactacaacgccaacaacaactacaaagCCAATAACAACAATTCCAACGCCAACTACAACAGCAACTACAACGCCAACTACAGCTAAAACgccaactacaacaacaacaacaaatacaacgCCAACAACAACTCCAACAGCAACTACAAcgccaactacaactacaatgtcaactacaactacaacgccaacaacaacaacgccaACAACAACTGCAACACCAGCAACAACAACTAC GCCAACTATAACTCCATCGATTACAACAGCAACAACTACAGCCACTACAAGGCCAACTACAACCATGACGTCAACTACAAcgcaaacaacaacaactacgccaacaacaacaccaactacAAACACAACGCCAACTGTAACTACAACGCAATCTACAACGCCAACAATAACTACAACGCCAACTACAACGCCAACTACAACGCCAACTACAACTCCAACgctaactacaacaacaacaacaacaacaacaacaactacaatcACTACAACGCCAATTACAAcgccaacaacaactacaacgcCATCTACTACCACAGTGCTTACGTCAACTACAACGCCAACTACAAtaacaccaactacaactacaacgcAAGCTACAACTACTACGCAAACTACAACTACAAcgccaacaacaactacaacgaCAACTACAACGCCAACTACAACGCCAACGCCAACTACAACATCAACGCTAACTACAGCTTcaacaccaactacaactacaacgcCAACTACAGCGCCAACTACAATTTCAACGCTAACTTCAATTACAAAGCAAACAACAACTACAACGCCGATTACAactacaccaacaacaactacaacgcCAACTTCACCTCCAAGGACAACTACAACTTCAACGCAAACAACAACTACAAAGCCGATTACAACTACAACGCCAACTACAACTCCAACGCcaattacaacaacaactacaacttcaacgccaacaacaactacaacgcCAACTATAACCACAACACCGACTACTAGTTTAACGCCAACAACATCTACAACgccaacaacaataacaacgcTAACTACAACTTTAACGCCAACAATAACTGCAACACCAGcaacatcagcaacaacaactaCATTGCCAACTACAACCACAATGCCAACTACAACCACAACGCCAACTGCAGCGCCAACTACAACCATGACGTCAACTACAACGCCAGCAACAACTACATcgccaacaacaacaccaactacaaccacaACGCAAAATTCAACAACAACGCAATCTACAACGCCAACAATAActacaacaccaacaacaactacaacgccaactacaactacaactacaactcCAGCgctaactacaacaacaacaactacattCACTACAATGCCAACTAaaacaccaactacaactacaacgcCAACAACAGCTACTAcgccaactacaactacaacgccaacaacaactacaacgcCAACTACTACTACAGCTTCAACGTCAACTACAACGCCAACTACAAtaacaccaactacaactacaatgcaaactacaactactacgccaacaacaactacaacgaCAACTACATCGCCAACTTCAACCACTACCCCAACTACAACTTCAATGTCAACTACAACTACAGCGCCAACTACAACTAaaacaccaactacaactacaacgcCAACTACTACTACAGCGCTAACGTCAACTACAACGCCAAGTCCAAtaacaccaactacaactacaacgcCAACTACAACTTCAATGTCAACTACAACTTCAATGtcaactacaactacaacgaCAACTACATcgccaactacaactacaactacaacgcCAACGCCAACTTCAACGCAAACAACAACTACAACGCCGATTACAACTTCAACGCCAAAAGCCACTACAACGCAAACTACAACTACAACGCCAACTTCTACTACAACGCCAACAACAAGTACGACTGCAAGCACAATGTCAACTACTATTGTAACATCTTCAAATGCTATTATTACATTGCCAATAACAACTACAGAAGTCACTGCATCACCAAGAGCTACTACAACACCAACCATTGcaacaactactacaacaaaaacaacactaaatacGACTAAAATGGCTACTCCTGTTACAACGGCAACTTCAAATTTTTCACAAACCAATACTTCTGCGCTTATTTCTTCCACAACATTTATGACTCTTGCACAATTTGATGAGGAACCAGACGTTCAAAACGTAAAGGAGGAGGAGTCCTCAGGGTTCTTTGACAGTCCATGGGTTATTGCGGGGCTGGCTTTGATACCTGTAGTGTTGGGCGGGGCGGGGCTCGCTCTCTGTCTTGCCAGGAGGCTTGGAGCACACGGGCTGAAGAAGGTGGCTGCTGCAAGACGAAG ACGAGACAGCGAGGACGAGGAGGAGGATATAGACGGTGTTCAGGAGGAGGCGCCACGGCCATCCACCGAAAGGCGGTTCAGCATCTTCTCGTGCCGAGGTAGCGCCCAGCTGGCGCCCAGTTCAAGGACATTCACGGCCATGACACATCCAG ATGACCACAGTCTTACACCCGTCG AACTGACTGGGATGCGGTTCGTATGA